Proteins co-encoded in one Planctomycetota bacterium genomic window:
- a CDS encoding undecaprenyl-diphosphate phosphatase, translating into MEPDVKWYLLSVLFGVIEGLTEFLPVSSTAHLRIAKPLVGVSLEDPYWKMYDVVIQLGAILAVVVYFRDRIRQFLLSFPKGASGDKTIFTHPVSLVLLAFATTSVVILAGLLDTIKGNLESLMVMGIALLVGGVVMWVIDVRFGETGKTKDVAEVGPIQAVIVGLSQVVAAVFPGASRSMSTIAGGQISGMSRSTALEFSFFLAIPTMTGAFALDLLQTLTADPGEPGALNRSLTGTDWGVLATGFVVSFFVAWAVIAWFMAWVKKRGFVPFAIYRIVIGVAILVYVFAFQQGAEAGPVVP; encoded by the coding sequence GTGGAGCCCGACGTCAAGTGGTATCTGCTGAGCGTTCTGTTCGGCGTCATCGAGGGACTTACCGAGTTCCTGCCCGTCAGCAGCACCGCCCACCTCCGCATTGCCAAGCCGTTGGTGGGCGTGAGCCTAGAGGACCCGTACTGGAAGATGTACGACGTCGTCATCCAACTCGGGGCGATCCTGGCGGTCGTGGTCTATTTCCGGGACCGCATCCGGCAGTTTTTGCTGTCGTTCCCGAAAGGGGCGTCGGGCGACAAGACGATCTTCACGCATCCGGTCTCGCTCGTGCTGCTCGCGTTCGCGACGACCAGCGTCGTCATCCTGGCGGGGCTGCTGGACACCATCAAGGGCAACCTCGAGTCGCTGATGGTCATGGGCATCGCGCTTCTGGTGGGCGGCGTGGTGATGTGGGTCATCGACGTCCGCTTCGGAGAGACCGGCAAGACCAAGGACGTCGCCGAGGTCGGACCGATTCAGGCCGTCATCGTCGGGCTGAGCCAGGTCGTCGCGGCCGTCTTTCCCGGGGCCAGCCGGAGCATGTCGACCATTGCCGGCGGACAGATCTCGGGCATGTCGCGGTCGACGGCACTGGAGTTCAGCTTCTTCCTTGCGATTCCGACCATGACCGGCGCCTTCGCGCTGGACCTGCTTCAGACCCTCACGGCCGATCCCGGCGAGCCGGGTGCCCTCAACCGCTCGCTCACTGGTACCGACTGGGGCGTCCTGGCGACGGGCTTCGTGGTGAGCTTCTTCGTCGCCTGGGCCGTCATCGCGTGGTTCATGGCGTGGGTGAAGAAGCGTGGGTTTGTGCCGTTTGCGATCTACAGGATCGTCATCGGGGTCGCGATTCTGGTGTACGTCTTCGCGTTCCAGCAGGGCGCGGAGGCTGGACCTGTCGTACCATGA
- the rpmA gene encoding 50S ribosomal protein L27, producing the protein MAHKKGQGSSKNGRDSNAQYLGIKAYGGEFVTAGSIIVRQRGTRFKPGFNTGLGKDDTIFALKPGNVEFQGRKIHIRESATA; encoded by the coding sequence ATGGCACACAAAAAGGGCCAAGGCTCCAGTAAGAACGGCCGCGACAGCAACGCCCAGTACCTCGGCATCAAGGCCTACGGCGGGGAGTTCGTCACCGCCGGAAGCATCATCGTCCGCCAGCGGGGCACCCGCTTCAAGCCCGGCTTCAACACCGGCCTCGGCAAGGACGACACGATCTTCGCCCTCAAGCCCGGCAACGTCGAGTTCCAGGGCCGCAAGATCCACATTCGCGAATCCGCCACCGCCTAG
- the tyrS gene encoding tyrosine--tRNA ligase encodes MSDQADAPDIETQLKLLGRRCDRILTEGDLRSKLSSGRPLRIKLGMDPTAPDVTLGHCVPLKVIRQFQEWGHKAVLIIGDYTARVGDPTGVNSTRPMLTGEEIDRNAETYVQQIGKVLLTGDEHLEVRRNGEWLGKLDLVQLIKLAARKTVAQVLDRDDFQKRYAAKQEIGLHEFLYPLLQGYDSLAVQADVEMGGSDQLFNNLVGREFQQAEGQSPPAGQCVIVTPLLVGTDGSMKMSKSKGNYIAVTDPAGGDGGMFGKVMSLPDAVMADYFRLLTDVPEQEYTHQIQDSPRDAKVRLAKLIISEFHDDTAADAAEQAFMTATHGGIPDDVETKVVGPGPHMLAKLLVDVGFCKSNSEANRLVKQGGVKLDGDKLTDPRAPIDASGVLQAGKRKFVRLAAT; translated from the coding sequence ATGTCAGACCAAGCGGACGCACCGGACATCGAAACGCAGCTCAAACTGCTGGGCCGACGCTGCGACCGAATCCTGACCGAAGGCGACCTGCGATCCAAGCTCTCCAGCGGTCGGCCGCTGCGCATCAAGCTAGGCATGGACCCGACCGCGCCCGACGTCACGCTCGGGCACTGCGTCCCGCTGAAAGTCATTCGGCAGTTCCAGGAGTGGGGCCACAAGGCCGTCCTCATCATCGGCGACTACACCGCACGCGTGGGCGACCCGACGGGCGTCAACAGCACGCGACCGATGCTCACAGGCGAAGAGATCGACCGCAACGCCGAGACCTACGTCCAGCAGATCGGCAAGGTGCTCCTGACGGGTGACGAGCACCTCGAAGTCCGCCGCAACGGCGAGTGGCTCGGCAAGCTCGACCTCGTCCAGCTCATCAAGCTCGCTGCCCGGAAGACCGTCGCCCAGGTGCTGGATCGCGACGACTTCCAGAAGCGCTACGCCGCCAAGCAGGAGATCGGGCTGCACGAGTTTCTCTACCCGCTGCTGCAGGGCTACGACTCGCTGGCGGTCCAGGCCGACGTGGAGATGGGCGGGAGCGACCAGCTCTTCAACAACCTGGTCGGACGCGAGTTCCAGCAGGCCGAAGGCCAGAGTCCGCCGGCCGGGCAGTGCGTCATCGTCACGCCGCTCCTGGTCGGCACGGACGGCTCGATGAAGATGAGCAAGTCCAAGGGCAACTACATCGCCGTCACCGATCCCGCCGGTGGCGACGGCGGGATGTTCGGCAAGGTGATGAGCCTGCCGGATGCCGTCATGGCCGACTACTTCAGGCTGCTGACCGACGTGCCGGAGCAGGAGTACACGCACCAAATCCAGGACAGCCCACGCGACGCGAAGGTGCGCCTGGCCAAGCTGATCATCAGCGAGTTCCACGACGACACCGCAGCCGACGCGGCAGAACAGGCGTTCATGACCGCCACCCACGGCGGGATTCCCGATGACGTCGAGACTAAGGTCGTTGGTCCGGGTCCGCACATGCTGGCCAAGCTGCTGGTCGACGTCGGCTTCTGCAAAAGCAACAGCGAAGCCAACCGCCTGGTCAAACAGGGCGGCGTGAAGCTCGACGGCGACAAGCTCACGGACCCCCGCGCGCCCATCGACGC
- a CDS encoding phosphoribosylaminoimidazolesuccinocarboxamide synthase, whose protein sequence is MTHNAIFETDLPFPMTRGKVRDVYDLEAVLPGHVLLVATDRVSAFDVVMPTPIPGKGTLLTEIALFWFRHFDDVRNHLSDQAWPAELEPFSDVLDGRSMLVRRVDVVPFECVVRGYLAGSGWKDYQATGRIGGIELPTGLVDGDRLPEPIFTPATKATTGHDENVTFDQMADAIGGELASTLRDRTLDLYRRASDHAGDRGILLADTKLEFGLNTDGQIVLADEIFTPDSSRYWPADTWQPGGPQQSFDKQFVRDHLASLDWDKTPPGPALPDDVIAGTVARYQHARDVLTRP, encoded by the coding sequence ATGACGCACAACGCGATCTTCGAGACCGACCTGCCCTTTCCGATGACGCGGGGCAAGGTCCGCGACGTTTACGACCTCGAAGCCGTGCTGCCGGGGCACGTGTTGCTGGTGGCGACGGATCGCGTCAGTGCATTCGACGTCGTGATGCCCACGCCGATTCCCGGCAAGGGGACGTTGCTGACGGAGATCGCCCTCTTCTGGTTCCGGCACTTCGACGACGTGCGGAACCACCTGTCGGACCAAGCCTGGCCGGCGGAGTTGGAGCCGTTCTCGGACGTGCTCGACGGACGCAGCATGCTGGTCCGGCGGGTCGACGTCGTGCCCTTCGAGTGCGTGGTCCGCGGCTACCTGGCCGGCTCGGGGTGGAAGGACTACCAGGCGACGGGCCGGATCGGCGGGATCGAGCTTCCGACGGGCCTCGTCGACGGCGACCGCCTGCCAGAGCCGATTTTCACGCCCGCCACCAAAGCCACCACCGGCCACGACGAGAACGTCACTTTCGACCAGATGGCCGACGCGATCGGTGGCGAGCTCGCCTCGACGCTGCGGGATCGCACGCTCGACCTCTACCGCCGAGCCTCCGACCACGCGGGCGATCGCGGCATCCTTCTCGCCGACACCAAGCTCGAGTTCGGCCTCAACACCGACGGCCAGATCGTTCTGGCCGACGAGATCTTCACGCCCGATTCCTCGCGATACTGGCCGGCCGACACGTGGCAGCCCGGCGGGCCGCAGCAGTCGTTCGACAAGCAATTCGTTCGCGACCATCTCGCCAGCCTCGACTGGGACAAGACGCCGCCTGGCCCGGCCTTACCGGACGACGTCATTGCGGGCACCGTCGCTCGCTACCAGCACGCTCGCGACGTTCTGACCCGGCCGTAA
- a CDS encoding TRAM domain-containing protein, translating into MAINVLRGLFVLLMAAVGFSFVTTDPRDLGELGSVSSSSWLAMAFSLSLGVLMVVLDIVSGRRKLAVFSGVAFGILVGLTVSYALSFGVKLLVDNVFDPGGLGSSQNAAVTSFLNLLVGTIACYFSISFVLQTKDDVRFIIPYVEFRRDTRGTKPIVVDTSALMDTRLPGVVTSGFIDGRLVVPQSVVGELQLISDHPDRAKAERARDGLDRLAEMQRDKAIDVRIFDDRSDRTQPAEEDVDGHVIDLARQLEGRVLSVDANLGKVARLAGVSLLNLNDLTEAVRMPAVPGDELSLHITRRGNVAGQGVGHLPDGTMVVVEHAADDVGDDVTAIVTNATQTSAGRMIFAKRADDAGHKRRRKRSSDEQPVASVGS; encoded by the coding sequence ATGGCGATCAACGTTCTGAGAGGCCTGTTCGTCCTGCTGATGGCAGCGGTCGGCTTTTCGTTCGTCACGACCGATCCGCGCGATCTGGGCGAGCTCGGCTCCGTCAGCAGCTCCTCGTGGCTCGCGATGGCCTTCAGCCTTTCGCTGGGCGTGCTCATGGTCGTCCTGGACATCGTCTCGGGCCGCCGCAAGCTCGCCGTCTTCAGCGGCGTGGCGTTCGGCATCCTCGTCGGGCTCACCGTCAGCTACGCACTCTCGTTCGGCGTCAAGCTCCTCGTCGACAACGTCTTCGACCCGGGCGGCCTCGGCAGCTCCCAGAACGCGGCCGTCACCAGCTTTCTCAACCTGCTCGTCGGCACGATCGCCTGCTACTTCTCGATCAGCTTCGTCCTTCAGACCAAGGACGACGTCCGCTTCATCATTCCGTACGTCGAGTTCCGACGCGACACACGCGGGACCAAGCCGATCGTCGTCGACACCAGCGCGCTCATGGACACGCGGCTGCCGGGCGTCGTCACCAGCGGCTTCATCGACGGCCGGCTCGTCGTGCCGCAGTCGGTGGTGGGCGAGCTGCAGCTCATCAGCGACCACCCCGATCGTGCCAAGGCCGAACGCGCCCGCGACGGCCTGGATCGGCTGGCCGAGATGCAGCGGGACAAGGCGATCGACGTCCGCATCTTCGACGACCGCTCCGACCGCACCCAACCAGCCGAGGAAGACGTTGACGGCCACGTCATCGACCTGGCCCGGCAACTTGAAGGCCGCGTGCTTTCGGTCGACGCCAACCTGGGCAAAGTCGCCCGATTGGCAGGCGTGTCGTTGCTGAACCTGAACGACCTGACCGAGGCCGTCCGCATGCCGGCCGTGCCGGGTGACGAGCTGAGCCTGCACATCACGCGTCGCGGCAACGTCGCCGGTCAGGGCGTGGGTCACTTGCCGGACGGCACGATGGTCGTCGTCGAACACGCCGCTGACGACGTGGGCGACGACGTCACCGCCATCGTCACCAACGCCACCCAGACCTCGGCCGGTCGGATGATCTTCGCCAAGCGTGCCGACGATGCCGGCCACAAGCGTCGTCGCAAGCGTTCATCCGATGAGCAGCCCGTCGCGTCGGTCGGCTCATAG